A portion of the Bacillus sp. es.034 genome contains these proteins:
- a CDS encoding glucose 1-dehydrogenase has product MSDKKKQRVIVTGGSKGVGRGIALAFAETGASVVIADIDPEAGERCVEEIIESGGEGLFVYTDVASSEDVKNLFEEARHFQGGIDVLVNNAGIGHGPLSERHFLKTDFPMWENLMNVHLNGLYYCSQMAARAMVHQGEGGVIINMSSGGATRAHRNRVAYDATKGAIEAATRAMALDLAPWKIRVNAVMPGAIEVENRTAVGEESSPDLLIPLGRLGMPQDVGHGVRFLASPDASYITGHVLAIDGGLTSQLRAPSMDADVALSMDEIDLGMASTGVKE; this is encoded by the coding sequence ATGAGTGATAAAAAAAAGCAACGTGTGATCGTGACTGGCGGCTCTAAGGGGGTTGGACGTGGAATTGCCCTGGCTTTCGCAGAGACCGGTGCATCGGTGGTCATTGCTGATATTGATCCTGAAGCGGGCGAGCGCTGTGTGGAGGAGATCATTGAATCTGGAGGAGAAGGTCTATTCGTCTATACGGATGTAGCGTCAAGTGAAGATGTGAAAAACCTCTTTGAGGAAGCACGTCATTTCCAAGGAGGTATAGATGTGCTTGTTAACAATGCTGGTATTGGTCACGGACCGCTCTCGGAAAGACACTTTCTAAAAACGGACTTCCCTATGTGGGAGAACCTCATGAATGTACACCTTAATGGACTATACTACTGTAGCCAAATGGCGGCAAGAGCAATGGTCCATCAGGGGGAGGGCGGGGTCATCATCAATATGAGTTCTGGTGGAGCAACGCGCGCGCATCGGAATCGTGTCGCTTACGATGCGACGAAAGGGGCCATTGAGGCCGCTACAAGAGCAATGGCACTTGATCTGGCTCCATGGAAAATCCGGGTGAATGCTGTGATGCCAGGCGCCATAGAGGTTGAAAACCGTACAGCAGTCGGGGAGGAATCCTCTCCTGACCTTCTCATTCCACTTGGCAGGCTTGGAATGCCTCAAGATGTTGGTCATGGAGTCCGTTTCTTAGCTTCACCTGATGCTTCATACATCACGGGTCATGTCTTAGCCATTGATGGCGGACTCACTTCTCAGCTTCGGGCACCAAGCATGGATGCCGATGTTGCACTCTCTATGGACGAAATCGACTTAGGGATGGCTTCAACCGGAGTCAAAGAATAA
- a CDS encoding MBL fold metallo-hydrolase yields the protein MYDYNIFIQGFPGKSSTHGGLGWSTVTLLSHHDQHIIIDVGSFGVRPLLLDKLEARGISPSDISMVLLTHTHWDHCVNWTMFPNATIVVGKVDMDWAINEPPGGWHVPELYVKELNSSSQIRLVNDLEEIVPGIVAHQTKGHSPGHLAYTVDNGDYDLIFSGDAAKNRAELLSRNVDMTLNLSDSQHSIDYLWSLWKKRENSILVPGHDIPLKLVNGEPVYVHEREADLQYWFSDTLEDYTTIELAEESALAKQSK from the coding sequence GGAGTACAGTCACGTTATTGTCCCACCATGACCAACACATTATTATCGATGTCGGCAGCTTCGGTGTCAGGCCTTTACTATTAGATAAACTCGAAGCCAGAGGTATATCTCCAAGTGACATCTCTATGGTTTTATTGACACATACGCATTGGGATCATTGTGTTAATTGGACTATGTTCCCCAACGCGACCATTGTAGTGGGGAAGGTGGATATGGATTGGGCAATAAACGAACCACCTGGAGGTTGGCATGTTCCTGAATTGTATGTGAAAGAATTAAATTCTTCTTCACAAATAAGGTTGGTCAACGACCTTGAAGAAATTGTTCCAGGAATTGTGGCGCATCAAACGAAAGGACATTCACCAGGTCATTTGGCGTACACCGTAGACAATGGGGATTATGATCTGATATTTAGCGGGGATGCCGCTAAGAATAGGGCGGAGCTTTTATCAAGAAACGTCGATATGACACTGAATCTCTCAGATAGCCAGCATTCTATCGATTACTTATGGAGTTTATGGAAAAAAAGGGAGAACAGTATTTTAGTACCCGGACATGATATACCTTTGAAACTGGTTAACGGGGAACCTGTTTATGTTCATGAAAGAGAAGCAGACTTACAATACTGGTTTTCTGATACATTGGAGGATTATACAACGATTGAATTGGCAGAGGAGTCAGCGTTAGCGAAACAGTCCAAGTAG